The following proteins are encoded in a genomic region of Xanthomonas cassavae CFBP 4642:
- a CDS encoding prepilin peptidase, with translation MAFLDQHPGLGFPAAAGLGLLIGSFLNVVILRLPKRMEWQWRRDAREILELPDIYEPPPPGIVVEPSHDPVTGDKLKWWENIPVLSWVMLRGKSRYSGKPISIQYPLVELLTAFLCVASVWRFGFGWQGFGAIVLSCFLVAMSGIDLRHKLLPDQLTLPLMWLGLVGSMDNLYMPAKPALLGAAVGYVSLWTVWWLFKQLTGKEGMGHGDFKLLAALGAWCGLKGILPIILISSLVGAILGSIWLVAKGRDRATPIPFGPYLAIAGWVVFFWGNDLVDGYLRFAGLR, from the coding sequence ATGGCATTTCTCGACCAGCATCCCGGTCTCGGCTTTCCTGCCGCGGCCGGACTGGGACTGCTGATCGGCAGCTTCCTGAACGTGGTGATCCTGCGCTTGCCCAAGCGCATGGAGTGGCAATGGCGGCGCGATGCGCGCGAGATCCTGGAGCTGCCGGACATCTATGAGCCGCCGCCGCCGGGGATCGTGGTGGAGCCTTCGCACGACCCGGTGACCGGCGACAAGCTCAAATGGTGGGAGAACATCCCGGTTCTGAGCTGGGTGATGCTGCGCGGCAAGTCGCGCTATAGCGGCAAGCCGATCTCGATCCAGTATCCGCTAGTTGAGCTACTGACGGCCTTCCTGTGCGTGGCCAGCGTGTGGCGCTTCGGCTTTGGTTGGCAGGGCTTCGGCGCGATCGTGCTGAGTTGCTTCCTGGTGGCGATGTCGGGCATCGACCTGCGCCACAAGCTGCTGCCTGACCAATTGACCCTGCCGCTGATGTGGCTGGGTCTGGTCGGCTCGATGGACAACCTGTACATGCCTGCCAAGCCTGCCCTGCTGGGCGCTGCGGTCGGCTATGTGTCGCTGTGGACGGTGTGGTGGCTGTTCAAGCAGCTCACTGGCAAGGAAGGCATGGGCCACGGCGACTTCAAGCTGCTGGCAGCGCTCGGTGCCTGGTGCGGGCTGAAAGGCATCCTGCCGATCATCCTGATCTCCTCGCTGGTTGGCGCCATCCTCGGCTCGATCTGGCTGGTCGCCAAGGGCCGGGACCGCGCCACCCCGATTCCGTTCGGCCCCTACCTCGCCATCGCCGGCTGGGTTGTGTTCTTCTGGGGTAACGACTTGGTGGACGGCTACCTGCGCTTCGCAGGCCTGCGTTGA